ACTAATTCTCGCCCTCGGAAACGAACTCATGAGGGACGATGGAGTTGGACTTAAAGTTGGCAGAGTTCTCAAGGAGATGGGCTACAACGTTCTCGAAGCTGGAACCGACGTCTTCCTCCTGGCCAACCACTACAAAGGAGAGGATAGGATTGTTATAGTTGATGCAATACTCAGCGATAAGCTTGAAGCGGGTGAAATAGTTCATCTGAGGGGGGAGGAAGTTTTTGAAAAACTAAAGGCAGAGATAAGGAGTGCTCACTTCATGGGTGCGATAGACGGCTTGAAACTCCTAATGGCAATGGACGAGCGCCTTGCCAAAGCGGACATCCATTTCGTGGGTGTTGTTGTCAGGGAGATAGACCTTGGGATGGAGCTGAGCGATGAAGTCAAGGACGCCATTCCGAGGGTCGTTGAGCTTATCGAACGCCTCTCTAGGGACAGTAAAACCCCAAAAGGACATCCTTAAATACAATGTGAGTATAGATAAAATGAGGGATGTTTATGGAGGCCTATAAGTGCGAACGCTGTGGGGCGCCCCTTGAGGTGACCCCCGAGACAATCGTTGCCGTCTGTCCGTACTGCGGTTTTCCGAACCACATCACCGGAAACCTCAGGACTGAGGACATGTTCATCGTTCCCTCGATGAACAAAAACCAGATAGCGGAGGCGTTCTGGCGAACCGTTGAGAAGGACTTTGACCTCAGGCGAATTAAGGACTCCATTCAGGTAGTGGAAATCGAAGGCCACTACGCCCCCTACTGGGTTGGGAACGTTCACGTCGAGGGAGACGTTGAGTATACGGTTCTTGAGGAGGAGTGCCATACCTACACCGACAGCGACGGGAACACAGAGACCAGATGTCACACCGTCGAGAAGCACTATCACGACTACGTTGATGAGACGCTCCACCTGATAGGGCCCGCCAGGAGGCAGGTGGCGAGCTTCGGTGTTGACGACATCATAAAGCACTACTCCAGAAC
This DNA window, taken from Thermococcus sp., encodes the following:
- a CDS encoding hydrogenase maturation protease — protein: MRTLILALGNELMRDDGVGLKVGRVLKEMGYNVLEAGTDVFLLANHYKGEDRIVIVDAILSDKLEAGEIVHLRGEEVFEKLKAEIRSAHFMGAIDGLKLLMAMDERLAKADIHFVGVVVREIDLGMELSDEVKDAIPRVVELIERLSRDSKTPKGHP